AATTTATTTTTATACACTTGAGTTTAATGGACAAAGTCAGACGAAGAAAATGATTTACCTAAAGTAGAAATAGCTAAGCAAGTAGAACACAGATGACACGGACCTGCTTGCCGCAGGCAAGTTTCGACGGGTTATCACTGATTAAATTTTCAAAGAAATTCATTCTAAGAAAAAGTAATCAACAAAACTCCAATAAACATCAAAATTGCCGCAGTTAATCTTTCCTTCAAATTTCCTTCCTTAAAGAAAATTCTTCCGAAGATTACACTCAATATTGAATTTGTACGCTTGATTGAAATTACATAAGGAACAATCGTTAAGCTTATTGCAATCATGTGGCAAATGATTGTGAGAGCAGAGAGAACTCCGATTCCTGATAACGCTTTAAAATTCTTTTTGAATAAATCTGGATGATTTTTAAATGTTGGAATCACGAACAATAAAAGTACAAATCCAATATATGCTTGAATTGTAAATGAATAAAACAACGGAGATGAGTTAACAACTCCAATCTTATCAAAGTTTGCTGTGATGCTCCAGAGTAAAACAACAAACAGCATGTATCTCGGTCCTTTCTCAAATATAATTGCTTTGAATGGTGCAAGAAATCCGTTCCAGCTGCTTTTTAAATTTAA
The Ignavibacteria bacterium genome window above contains:
- a CDS encoding EamA family transporter, with amino-acid sequence MWILLAFGVALFDSLKNVAAKATLKNVDEYVVAWSNCFFSAILLTPVLFFELPEIKPMYFAGLFVSGSLNVAALVFFMKSIKHSDLSITVPLTTLSPLLLLITSPIIVGEFPNSQGIAGMVLIVLGAYLLNLKSSWNGFLAPFKAIIFEKGPRYMLFVVLLWSITANFDKIGVVNSSPLFYSFTIQAYIGFVLLLFVIPTFKNHPDLFKKNFKALSGIGVLSALTIICHMIAISLTIVPYVISIKRTNSILSVIFGRIFFKEGNLKERLTAAILMFIGVLLITFS